In Apium graveolens cultivar Ventura chromosome 10, ASM990537v1, whole genome shotgun sequence, the following are encoded in one genomic region:
- the LOC141691978 gene encoding uncharacterized protein LOC141691978 encodes MSEFSGKDDPEDHYEKYELLMIGMGHNDIMLCKMFKTYLKGSASMWYKSLKPRPIGSYEELKRKFLKYYSHLYRKAKDTEALVHCRKRANEELGDYLARFKEEAEMVTNLDKVKAMGFLTAGLDPYKGKKLRSSLYNFPPKSLNDIYVRGENIHWKMESIGDIRTPEGMTDQSEPTDTKAKDQALTEGCILDKDSKTTKKKYARQLYNLYQFGQAKPHMPMTFNTEDYEDVIRSHEDPLIINPIIGHNKIWKVMIDTGSSANILFHKTYCKMNLAGEQLEPCNEAPLYTIGGHLIQFEGTITLPVLLGKLPYTVEKPVKFYVV; translated from the exons ATGAGTGAGTTCAGTGGGAAGGATGACCCTGAAGATCACTACGAAAAGTACGAGCTGCTAATGATCGGGATGGGTCACAATGATATCATGTTATGCAAAATGTTCAAGACCTATCTGAAGGGGTCAGCATCGATGTGGTACAAATCCCTCAAGCCCAGGCCCATTGGATCTTACGAAGAGCTGAAGAGGAAGTTTCTGAAGTACTACTCGCACCTATACCGAAAGGCGAAGGACACTGAAGCCCTGGTCCACTGCAGGAAAAGAGCGAACGAAGAGTTGGGGGACTATCTCGCTCGGTTTAAGGAGGAAGCTGAAATGGTTACTAATCTGGACAAGGTCAAAGCAATGGGCTTCTTGACGGCGGGGCTAGACCCCTATAAAGGTAAAAAGCTTCGCTCATCTCTTTACAATTTCCCCCCGAAATCCCTAAATGATATATATGTGAGGGGCGAGAACATTCACTGGAAGATGGAAAGTATAGGGGATATAAGGACTCCCGAAGGGATGACCGATCAAAGCGAGCCGACAGATACGAAGGCTAAAGATCAGGCGCTGACCGAAGGATG CATCTTGGATAAGGATAGTAAGACAACCAAGAAGAAATACGCCCGACAACTGTACAATTTATATCAGTTCGGTCAGGCGAAGCCCCATATGCCCATGACCTTCAACACTGAAGACTATGAGGATGTCATTCGTTCGCACGAGGACCCTCTTATTATAAATCCTATCATCGGGCATAATAAGATATGGAAGGTAATGATAGATACTGGAAGTTCAGCCAACATACTATTCCACAAAACCTACTGCAAGATGAACTTGGCCGGAGAGCAGTTAGAGCCCTGCAATGAGGCCCCCCTTTACACCATTGGAGGACATCTCATTCAGTTTGAAGGAACAATCACGCTCCCTGTCCTCCTGGGCAAATTGCCATATACTGTTGAGAAGCCAGTAAAGTTCTACGTGGTTTGA